The sequence ttgaagatgcataatccaatgcagaCCAATTTGAAgagatattatacaaatatgacGATGAATATAAAGATGAATAAGCCATTACCAATACTCGGTACTTTTTGTTTAAGCTTGCAGACGCATCTTAATGGGAATGGCACCATAGACAATTCCAAATCGCATAAAAGAACGCAAGATCGGGCAAGAGAATTCAAAGTAACGGCTGTCATccaaatgaaaatattacaagtaAAGCTCATAttacataatcatatacacaATATCAAATCTTACAGCATTCCTTGTCTTCCATGCCTTGAGAAATCCAAAATGATAAGACGGGAAGACTGAAAAGAttaagagaaggaagaaaaatactAGTACATACTAAATCAAAATAGTGTTTGTCCATTATATAAGAGGCTTTGATAACTGATAGAAACACCACACTATTCTGTAATTTGTCTTCATGAAGTTCAAACCAGTGATTACAGATTACAGAGTTGTCTCGGGATGCCACTTTATACTGCATCCAACACTGTCACATATATAGGAAAACGATCACTTTAACCATGTAATTATGTCCTATAAGGCTATAAGGGCTTTatagatgttaaaaaaaagtgtatagaGGAAGAAGATACCTAGGTTTCTGAACTGATGGGATTGGTTGGCTGCTGAGAACACAATCTATCGCCCTGCTCAAGTCCCTAGTCACAGTATTAGTGAAGCGAGTTAGCTACCCTTGTCATATGGATGGCAGCTATATTTCAGATGTGCAATGTTCATTCAAATTAAGCTAAAGACAAACGGGATTAACCTTCCACTAACAGGTACATTATTACTGGGTCGGGAATCATCAAATTGACCATGATATACCAGTTCAAATGGCCTCCGACCATCCTGTGTTTAATTGACAAAAGCACCACCATGTTAGATATGTCACTCAAAATACAAGCATAGTTGGATCATGCAGGTGGGTTTCAAAGCAAATGACATGAGCCTGAGCTTCTTTGAGCCAGGTCTAACATGAGGTACCACACCTAAAAAAGGAAGTAACTTTTACAGGTTGTTACCACCTTTTTAAATAGGAAAAACTCTGGTGTGCAAACTGCTCCAAATTCTCGTGCAACATCCTGTGACTGCAATTGAACATACAAAGCTAAATATATGGCACAAGCAAGAAGTTATGCTCCCATCCATATCATTTCTAAGGACGGTTATCAAGtacttaaaactaaaattacaaattaatatcaaaataaaaggaaaaatgacgAACTGGGGCAAAGGAGGACCAAAATCAACcgattatttttctcattttaatagacttaaataaaaaattaggttAGATTATAGCAAACAAGAAGCTCAATTACACAAGAGACttctttataaaagaaatttggTGGCAAGAGAGGGTGACCATGATAGAGTccgtttttattttctttttcttgttcttcagcgTCACCATTTTGGGTCATTTCTTTACAATATGACTTAAAACTCATAACTGTTACATCGTCCAACAAATTGAAGGGAAATATTTTTCACCATGCCCATTATAAATAAGCACCCGCCTATCATAATCATGTGTGCCAAATACCGAAGTGGACCACTTTTTCAATCAATAAAAGCCATTCACATTCCTTCTCTCAAAATATTACCTCATCCTCCACccattatttatataggatACTTATTCTGTCCAAAGACAActgaaaaaatatcaaaaagataaaatgttAGTAGCCACTAGTAACTTCCAATCTTTAGTTACGGAAACCTTGTAACTAAATACATAATTTGGAGAACTACATCATGGTGAAGCTTTTGATCTCCAATAAACCTGATATTACCCAACATTCTAGACAGAGGATTACTCTAACAGCTCAACAAACTATATGGGTGAAACACTAGCAAGTTTTCCACCAAGTCCTATTTGATAGTGGCTCTATTGTGCATGAACAAGAATGTAGCAGTTTGACAAAACGCAAGCCGACTACtatgaagataaaaaaacatGACCACATAGGCTTTTGCATAAGTGCTTACACACTTCACCAAAAATAAGAATCAGGGTGAGAGTGACATAGTATACCTCATCGTATAAATATGGGAAAGGATAGTTAAGTAGCTTAGCTTCTTCTGCCATGAATTGTGGTCCATCCTGTGAGGAGAAGTTTATGTTACAATAGCTTAAATACAGATCGAGTTCCTAATTATGGAGTTAGTAGAACCTGTGGGTGAGTAGCTATAGAATTTGAAGATATTGCAACCACTGCAAGTCCTTTCTACAGCAAGATACAATAGCATATGAATAAGTCACTCAAGTTCCAAGTGCAACTGGAAATGGAAGCAAGCATTTTGGGAGGAGATGTTTTCAGATACCTTCATGTAAAAATTTGTCAGCTTCACAATAGCTTTCTTCAAGTGTTTAACAAATGGGCAGTGGTTGCAAACAAACATAACCTGCATTAAAACTCTGATagaatgaattttattattgcTCATATTATTCTACAAAGAGAGAAAAGGCACTTTACTGCTAGTCTTGTTTGACAAAAATACCGTTACAGAAACTTCCTAGCAAAGGAATAGCCATAGTTGTGGTAATGGTCATGTTTTAAGGGTCCAAGGAGCCGACACAGTCATAACATATCGGCATATGTCacatattattacaaatttcacGATTGGTTTTCTCCATCACAAGAATCTGCCTAATTTATGGGCATGTATGCCACAATAAAGATTGAATGAAACTCAGCCCGAATGGTAAGGACTATTGATCCTTTATGGGAAACTAATATTGACTTCTCATATATTATTCAGTCAATTGTAAAAGAATCCCACTGGATCAAACACTCAATCAGAACCCTCAAGAGTTGGCTCTTCTTAAGTTTCACAAAGAAGCAACCATATCTTGTGTTTTCCTAAGATTCTGCAGTTAACCATAGGCCAATCTGAAACTTCGGCCTCATTAGAATCCAAGTCCACATATgatacttattttttacacaaCATTGTAAACTcaattatgaaaagttaaattcaACTGCAATTAAATGATGGGTTAGGTAAAATACCAcgagaaaattcaaaattttcttcacTTAACCTTTATATGATCTAGAGAAGAACTTGCAGGGACGACAGATTACTTTGGACACTTGCAGGGAACAAGAACTTTTCAGTCAGATCCTATTACAAGGCATTGACGACTGACTCTTCCAATGCCTTCCCatggaagtgcatttggaggagCAATGTTCCCCtcaaggttgctttctttggcTGATTGGCATCCCATGGGAAAATATTGACTATCGACAAGCTGAAAAAGTTTGGCCTCTACATAATAGATTGGTATCATGTGCAAACACAATAGTGAATCAGCAGATCATATGCTTCTTCAATGTGAAGTAGTCAAGGCTTTATGGGACGAAATCTTCACCAGCTTGGTATCgcatgggtaatgcctaggagggtgATAGATTTTTTGTCATGTTGGAGAGGGATTTGGGGCAATCGTCACATTGtggctgtttggaagatggtgcctctaTGCTTAATGTGGTGCAAATGGAACGAGAGAAATGGTCATTGTTTTGACAATAGGGAACGCTCTCTAGATGGTTTTTGTTTCTATTCAAATGGATTGTATTGAATAGAACgagttttaatgacttttatgctggTTTATGCAACGCTTAGTTTGTAATTAGGCTCATTCTTGTATACTTTACATGTACTAGGGCATTGCCTAATTACGtggattaataaaatctctttttacttataaaaaaaaaaatatgatctagAGAAGaattctatctttttttttttttttttttttttttttggtggaggGAATTATTAAATTTGCAAACCTgctgaggaaagaaaaaataaactattcaaCTGTCAAGAGATGTTTAGTAGGACTCATCAAATTAAGCTCCTCAAATACCTAACTCTAACCATTTCCTCTTTGTTTGAGGTTCCTCATGTTTATAACAATGTTAAGCGAACACAAAGGATCAAGAATATCCAATACAtttgtatacgtccagtgtagAAGGGCTATGCCTTTTGCAACTATTTAATAATATCTTCAATTACTCATGACAAAAAAGAATATACCAACAATATTCCAGATAATCATCGTAAAAAGGGCTATCTATACTAGCAACACGAAAAGAAAATGTcagcaaagggaaaaaaaaacaatgggaAAATTTACCAGCAAAGCAGGATATGGTTCAAAATCTTCTAATTTCCACACTTTCCCAGTAAGTGGCTCTGGAAGCTACACCAACCGAAAACAAAGAATGATTAAATTGCAACCCAATTTTGAGAAGACCAAAATGACCTGGTACAAATAAGACAATAGCCGAAAGGAAAAACCTCAAAATGGGGAGCTTTGGAACCTAAGGAGGCCCCTTTGGACTCAGTTCTAGCAGCTCGAACTACAAGCTTTCTTGCTAGAAGAGTGGTCCCGAGATGCATCGGGGTAAAACCCATTTTAGAGGAGGAGTATGTCGGTCTGAGCCGGGTGGTGAACGGTGCTAATAAGCGCGGTAGATGCACTAACCGTGCACCCACCGACGACACCGCAACGGTCGAGGCCATGGTTGATGACTGAAGTGTCTGCGCCTTTTGTTCCTACTTGATACTGATAAGGATATAAGCGTAATTAAGTAGAAGAATTAAGGGCAATTTTGCAATTTCGAGGTTCTTCGTGTCTAGCAGGAGGCCCAAGAGGCCGGTTCAGTTTATAGATAGATTGAACAATGGGCCCAATTACTAGATGTTATAGCCTATAAATGTATGGGGCTTAtagaaatgctttttttttttttccttttttttttcacttttctatggttggtggccggaggtggtggtggtggtggtggccgcGGGTGGTGGCAGAGGTAACATATATACGTACAACCTAATCAAAGGTTATACGTATATATGTTAATATCGTCTggaataaaaaagtttttttgctctttataactATTTTAAGAGACATACTTTTGACTAATTACTTAGTCTCTCTTTAcaagtataaaaagaaaaaacaaattaaattgacAATAGTATAGAGCCAATATTTTAGTACGTGGGAAATGGTGCAAGATGCTTCATTTTctgaccaaaaaataaaataaaaagaaatcctAGATGTCCTTACATGTTTTAAGTAGGGGTATAAATTCGGATCCAAATTCAGATATCCAGTTATACTCGAATCTGCATCTGgttttataatatgatttgaGTACCCATCTGGATTAACCAGTTATGATTTGGGTGGGtgatttattataaattatggATACCCAGTTATCTAGGTTATAACCAGATactcaaagttttcaaaaaatcaTCTTAAAGAGGTGGTGGGATATTAACACAAAATGATAGTATTTTGAAGATCAAAATGACGTTATTTTATctataaagtaaattttttatttttaaatatgaaaccTGGTTAAAGATACTGGGTATTAATCTGGAATTCACATTATGTAACAATATCTGCATTTGGATAAAGACAGGTACTAGATCTGGATATCAGCCCAAATAAAATTAGGATAGATAAAcgaatttgattttttagatTCCGAACCAGATTGGAAAAAATCGGCCCAATGCAGAGTCCGGCCTGTTTGGAATTTGGACTGagttgagttcagtctaattttaaattgagtctaatatccaaacacacaactctcaaattactaaactcaacTCCTCTTTATACGTGAattccacaacttttttcaactcaacacttctttacacgaATAactcacaacatttttcaacttctcataaagacatctaaactcatcttaacatccaaacccATCTAAGATGGAccctacaaaactcactccaccatctcaacttactactattcataaaaaaaactcaactcatcttaactcgaCTCAACATCCAACTGGACCCTAGTTTTATGGTcctgaaaattgaaataaacttGAGTTGTATCCCATAACAAATATATGTAACTACCAAAAAATACTAAAGCTACgtggaaaggaaaaatgagtaCAGGACTCTATGATTAACTTATAATGGTAGTTGTAAGTATGTCGACTCATTgaagtattatatatactgaTAGGGAAGTAAGTActggatatatttttataatcctAGCTGCATGCATCATATCCAGTACGTCATGAGAGTCATGccttacaaaatataatatgaataaaacatgatatatataatatatgccttgcaaaattattttgatgatCATCTCTGATAAATGCATGCCATactaaaaaatacatacaactAGCAGGAAACTGGATAATTTAAGGCATGCATCACTGATCATGTAAGCATATACTAGGACAGACTAACTACCATGCTTTTAATTGGAATCTACAACTAACGAATTAAAGtcatgattttgtttttcctcgATCGGCTAAATGATCAATGGAATTAGTGGAAGAAGAACAAGGGAGACATTTCATATTTCACATACATGCAGGCATGCATGGTGCCCTAGAAaccatatatttatatttatatatatagcccccaaatttttttaaaatttcaatatgctcccttaattttacttataattctataaatatagagaataacccccaaaaaaaattataattctcAAATGCtctctaaaattttctaaaatttcaatatacatagaaatgtctctctccaatttttttttctatagtcccaaaattttatatatatataaaatttccatatattatctattttcaaagaTGTTGCCTCACTAAAAGTAATTTAAactaagtttaggagaaataataaattactaatgAATATGGATcccaaagttttttgttatacaatattaggcttcttaatatggaatccaaattgaaaatataagaaaaatcatttaaggttGATGATGATCTAAACTTtattgagcaagaaaaaaattatttaaggtgatctcaattatatcattatatgtttaatgtggaacaaaaatatctagattttatataagactttttttttttttttttttttgatggaaGATTTTATATAAGACTTAATAACAAGCAGCTTACAcactaaaatgaataaaaaattaaagattttatttaattacaaaaataataatggatgaatatcATTCCATGAAACATTATCTTTACATATaaatctgaaacatatattaattcattttttggacataaaaaaaacttgcaacgatttaatttcttttaagttttgtCAAGAAATTAACAAGGTGAGTCCGGGACTATGTTTCATGCATTAGCTA comes from Juglans microcarpa x Juglans regia isolate MS1-56 chromosome 8S, Jm3101_v1.0, whole genome shotgun sequence and encodes:
- the LOC121243985 gene encoding uncharacterized protein LOC121243985 isoform X1 is translated as MASTVAVSSVGARLVHLPRLLAPFTTRLRPTYSSSKMGFTPMHLGTTLLARKLVVRAARTESKGASLGSKAPHFELPEPLTGKVWKLEDFEPYPALLVMFVCNHCPFVKHLKKAIVKLTNFYMKKGLAVVAISSNSIATHPQDGPQFMAEEAKLLNYPFPYLYDESQDVAREFGAVCTPEFFLFKKDGRRPFELVYHGQFDDSRPSNNVPVSGRDLSRAIDCVLSSQPIPSVQKPSVGCSIKWHPETTL
- the LOC121243985 gene encoding uncharacterized protein LOC121243985 isoform X2; amino-acid sequence: MQVMFVCNHCPFVKHLKKAIVKLTNFYMKKGLAVVAISSNSIATHPQDGPQFMAEEAKLLNYPFPYLYDESQDVAREFGAVCTPEFFLFKKDGRRPFELVYHGQFDDSRPSNNVPVSGRDLSRAIDCVLSSQPIPSVQKPSVGCSIKWHPETTL